One window of Terriglobia bacterium genomic DNA carries:
- a CDS encoding type I restriction endonuclease subunit R — translation MKYTDTSEAGLETLIVEHLTGRAPLDAPASGRIVGAQELTESRAGAGYELGDSKDFDRDHAVDLAKLLGFLEATQPKIIEQYALSTDGPKRQQFLSRLQGEMERRGVVDLLRHGFRHRPAQIDLFYGTPSPGNLKAAERFAANIFSVTRQLRYSKDETQLALDLCLFINGLPVATFELKNRLTKQTVDDAVQQYKRDRDPRELLFHFARCLEHFAVDDQEVRFCTHLQSKDSWFLPFNKGWNDGAGNPPNPNGIKTDYLWRQVLTREGLTDIIENYAQVVEEKDERTGRKRKVQIFPRYHQLDVVRKLLADTRQKGAGRRYLIEHSAGSGKSNSIAWLAHQLVGLERGSKSLFESVIVVTDRRVLDRQIRDTIKQFAQVTATVGHAEHSGDLRKFLTTGKKIIITTVQKFPFILDEIGNEHRGHTFAILIDEAHSSQGGRTAAKMNIALSEQGGEVDEETFEDAINRIMEARKMLPNASYFAFTATPKNKTLEVFGEPVPEGEKHKHRPFHSYTMKQAIQEGFILDVLRSYTPVGSYYRLMKTVEDDPEFDVKKAQKKLRRYVESHEQAIREKAEIMVDHFHDQVLAKGKIGGKARAMVVTSGIDRAIQYYHAFTDYLKERKSPWKPIVAFSGEHEYGGRKVTESSLNGFPSNTIVDRIQEDPYRFLICADKYQTGYDEPLLHTMYVDKPLSGIKAVQTLSRLNRAHPKKHDTFVLDFMNDAEVIRVSFEPYYRTTILSEETDPNKLHDLKSDLDGFQVYASDQVDQLVRLYLNGADRDQLDPILDACVAIYVETLDEDGQVDFKGKAKAFVRTYGFLASILPFANAEWEKLSIFLNFLIPKLPAPVEPDMAKGILEAIDMESYRVEVQSSMSIALPDQDAEIEPVPTSGGGRMPEPEMDRLSNIIRDFNDLFGNIEWKDADKIRKVISEEIPAKVSADKAYQNAMKNSDKENARIEHDSALQRVLVELLSDHTELFKQFQDNPAFKKWLADTIFSVTYAAPAT, via the coding sequence GTTTCTGAGCCGGCTGCAGGGGGAAATGGAAAGGCGCGGCGTGGTGGACTTGCTCCGCCACGGCTTCAGGCACAGGCCGGCACAGATTGATCTCTTCTACGGCACTCCATCGCCCGGAAACCTGAAGGCCGCGGAACGGTTCGCGGCCAACATCTTCAGTGTTACCCGCCAACTGCGCTACAGCAAGGACGAAACACAGCTCGCCCTCGACCTGTGCTTGTTCATCAACGGCCTGCCCGTAGCCACCTTTGAACTCAAGAATCGATTGACGAAGCAGACTGTGGACGATGCGGTACAACAATACAAGCGGGACCGCGATCCGCGAGAGCTGCTCTTCCATTTTGCTCGCTGCCTGGAGCACTTTGCCGTCGACGATCAGGAAGTGCGCTTTTGCACCCATCTTCAAAGCAAGGACTCATGGTTCCTGCCTTTCAATAAAGGCTGGAACGACGGCGCCGGCAATCCCCCCAATCCCAATGGGATTAAGACCGACTACCTGTGGCGACAAGTCCTCACGCGTGAAGGCCTGACCGACATTATTGAAAACTACGCCCAGGTGGTGGAGGAAAAAGACGAGCGCACGGGGCGAAAGAGGAAGGTGCAGATCTTTCCGCGATACCACCAGCTTGACGTGGTCCGGAAGCTTCTGGCCGATACCCGACAAAAGGGGGCTGGTCGTCGGTACCTCATCGAGCATTCGGCAGGCAGCGGCAAGAGCAACTCTATCGCCTGGCTGGCGCACCAACTGGTCGGCCTCGAAAGGGGGAGCAAATCCCTTTTCGAATCGGTAATCGTCGTCACGGACCGCCGCGTGCTCGACAGGCAGATTCGGGACACAATCAAACAGTTTGCTCAAGTGACGGCAACGGTGGGTCACGCCGAACACTCCGGGGACCTCAGGAAGTTCCTAACCACAGGCAAGAAGATCATCATCACCACGGTGCAAAAATTCCCGTTTATCCTCGACGAGATCGGCAACGAACACCGGGGACATACCTTCGCCATCCTGATCGATGAGGCCCACTCCAGCCAGGGCGGACGCACAGCGGCCAAAATGAACATCGCACTTTCAGAGCAAGGCGGGGAGGTCGACGAAGAAACCTTCGAGGATGCCATCAATCGGATCATGGAAGCGCGAAAGATGCTTCCTAATGCCAGTTACTTCGCGTTTACCGCGACTCCCAAGAACAAAACTTTGGAAGTGTTTGGCGAACCCGTTCCAGAAGGCGAAAAGCATAAGCATCGGCCCTTTCACAGCTATACGATGAAGCAAGCCATACAGGAAGGCTTCATTTTGGACGTGCTGCGAAGTTACACACCGGTGGGGAGTTACTATCGGCTGATGAAAACGGTGGAAGACGATCCGGAGTTCGACGTCAAAAAGGCTCAGAAGAAGCTTCGGCGATACGTCGAATCGCACGAGCAGGCCATCCGCGAAAAGGCCGAGATTATGGTGGATCACTTCCACGACCAGGTGCTTGCCAAGGGTAAGATCGGCGGCAAGGCCCGGGCCATGGTGGTGACCAGCGGGATTGACAGAGCCATCCAGTACTATCACGCGTTCACCGATTATTTGAAAGAGCGCAAGAGCCCCTGGAAGCCGATCGTGGCGTTTTCCGGCGAACATGAGTACGGCGGACGTAAGGTGACCGAGAGTTCTTTGAATGGGTTCCCGAGCAACACAATTGTGGACCGAATTCAGGAGGATCCATACCGCTTTTTGATCTGCGCTGACAAATACCAAACTGGTTACGACGAGCCGCTGCTGCACACCATGTACGTTGACAAACCACTGTCGGGAATCAAGGCAGTCCAGACGCTTTCTCGCCTCAATCGGGCGCATCCCAAGAAGCATGACACCTTCGTGCTCGACTTCATGAACGACGCCGAAGTGATCCGGGTATCATTCGAGCCATACTACAGGACGACGATCCTGAGCGAGGAAACTGACCCAAACAAACTGCACGATCTGAAGTCGGATCTGGACGGTTTTCAGGTTTATGCCAGCGATCAGGTGGACCAGCTGGTGAGGCTCTATTTGAACGGCGCCGACAGAGACCAACTGGATCCGATCCTGGATGCCTGTGTTGCGATTTATGTTGAGACGCTCGACGAAGATGGGCAAGTGGATTTCAAGGGCAAGGCCAAAGCGTTTGTCCGGACCTATGGCTTTCTGGCTTCGATCTTGCCATTCGCAAACGCCGAATGGGAAAAACTGTCCATCTTCCTGAATTTTCTCATTCCCAAGCTGCCTGCGCCTGTGGAACCGGATATGGCCAAGGGAATCTTGGAAGCCATTGACATGGAAAGCTATCGGGTAGAAGTCCAATCCTCGATGAGCATTGCCTTGCCCGACCAGGATGCGGAGATAGAACCCGTACCGACGAGTGGTGGGGGCCGCATGCCGGAGCCGGAAATGGACCGATTGAGCAATATCATCCGGGACTTCAACGACCTTTTCGGCAACATCGAGTGGAAGGACGCAGACAAGATCCGGAAGGTCATCAGTGAGGAAATCCCAGCGAAGGTGTCGGCAGATAAAGCCTACCAAAACGCGATGAAGAACTCCGACAAAGAAAATGCCCGCATCGAACACGACAGCGCATTGCAGCGGGTGCTTGTCGAGTTGCTCTCGGACCACACAGAACTGTTCAAACAGTTCCAAGACAACCCGGCTTTTAAGAAGTGGCTTGCGGACACAATCTTCTCAGTGACCTACGCTGCCCCGGCGACATGA
- a CDS encoding SIR2 family protein, translating into MIDGNDLEYLERHLHRNDVVLFLGAGFSTDAVNLLGEKIPTSRELAKQMWKYLEYKGDYDGTSLGILYQAALNHKKGRDTLIQFLKSHLSVSSVPAWYANISKWFWYRIYSTNIDDLVENIYHKYSGGTGIMSVVAPCEYHDRDAFLRSIQFIKLHGSLNDPVHGLTFGPLEYGRRAAEQDVWYDHFVRDFTTYPTLFIGTELDEPLFWEYIAIRQRRTKEVAEKRPKSFIVCPQISPAKRMVLTDFNVIPIEATGRDFFEELTSSSASIPHREDVLRNIDPSLEELFEFQRSGIQFPQIKNAENFFSVFRPVKSRVVERTVRSHFLLGSPPRWDDIFAGFDAHRDINTEAVELIRRVLSSDSKNTPVVLLNGAAGSGKSTIAKRVSATLVAEGFSVFFADGECRPLPEYIIEYLRFLDRRVVLVFDGATADLRLICEVIARCDELTSMPAVLLVARTNEIAVKRYQLQGVRNLQELKVPDLSMSDIKAILQTLETHGLLGWLRHLDVEERVRVFQTKAKKQILIAMREATRGKGFDEIIEEEFNEIQPYRAKLLYLISAIPSMYNYAVSRGQLIASMDTSPNETSSLIDENLSGILIPTAEDPLKFQIRHPLIAEHVISNAAPRDILAEAYIRYLELLAHDLPPSKERRASRTFKLYRDVINHRSLHLIFLRQQDICRRIYESVRQHFVGDGQYWLQYGSYELEFGDLDFAENYLLQAEALMPDHPWVGTAMGYLLMKKGVEAKSLMEANDLVRQGLARLRQQIVRIGSNDPYPYHVLGSQMLAFTNAWIVKEQKAGKLRELHAEVLEGCKRHPLDTQLKVLADDIKMAELQTVIH; encoded by the coding sequence GTGATTGACGGAAACGATCTCGAGTATCTCGAACGTCATTTGCATAGGAATGACGTCGTCCTTTTCTTGGGAGCTGGTTTTTCCACGGATGCAGTAAATTTGTTGGGCGAGAAGATTCCCACCTCACGTGAGCTTGCCAAACAAATGTGGAAATACCTCGAATATAAAGGCGATTATGATGGCACATCTCTTGGCATCCTTTATCAGGCAGCACTGAATCACAAAAAAGGACGGGACACTTTGATCCAATTCCTTAAAAGCCATTTATCAGTGTCATCAGTTCCGGCTTGGTACGCAAATATATCAAAGTGGTTTTGGTACAGGATATACTCAACTAACATAGATGATCTTGTGGAAAACATTTATCACAAATACAGCGGTGGCACTGGGATAATGAGTGTTGTCGCTCCGTGTGAATACCATGACAGAGATGCCTTTCTTCGAAGCATACAATTTATAAAACTGCATGGATCGTTGAACGATCCAGTACATGGCCTTACTTTTGGTCCATTGGAGTATGGGCGTAGAGCTGCTGAACAGGACGTTTGGTATGACCATTTTGTGCGAGACTTTACCACCTATCCTACGCTGTTTATCGGCACAGAACTGGACGAGCCACTCTTCTGGGAATACATTGCGATCCGTCAAAGACGTACTAAAGAGGTGGCTGAGAAACGGCCAAAATCGTTTATTGTTTGTCCGCAGATTTCACCCGCAAAAAGGATGGTTTTGACTGATTTCAATGTCATCCCCATAGAAGCCACGGGAAGAGATTTTTTTGAAGAGCTGACATCCTCAAGTGCTTCAATTCCACACCGGGAAGACGTCCTTCGGAACATTGACCCTTCTCTCGAAGAATTATTCGAATTCCAACGGTCCGGAATCCAATTCCCACAAATTAAGAATGCAGAGAATTTCTTTTCTGTCTTCAGGCCAGTAAAGAGCCGAGTGGTGGAAAGGACGGTCAGGAGTCATTTCCTTTTGGGGAGTCCTCCCCGGTGGGACGATATTTTTGCTGGATTCGACGCTCATAGAGACATTAACACTGAAGCAGTAGAGTTGATCAGGAGGGTTCTCTCTTCTGACTCGAAGAATACTCCAGTTGTACTTCTCAACGGGGCAGCAGGATCCGGTAAGAGCACCATCGCAAAACGCGTTTCTGCCACCTTAGTTGCTGAAGGCTTTTCCGTCTTCTTTGCCGACGGGGAGTGTCGCCCATTACCTGAATATATAATCGAATACTTGCGGTTTCTGGACCGTCGCGTGGTACTTGTCTTCGACGGGGCAACTGCTGATTTACGACTAATCTGTGAGGTGATCGCCAGATGTGACGAACTCACATCCATGCCAGCTGTCCTATTGGTAGCAAGGACTAATGAGATCGCGGTGAAGAGATACCAACTGCAGGGCGTACGAAATCTCCAAGAATTGAAAGTTCCAGATTTATCGATGTCCGATATTAAGGCAATTTTGCAGACATTGGAAACTCATGGTCTTTTGGGTTGGCTGAGACATCTCGACGTGGAAGAAAGAGTTAGGGTTTTCCAAACCAAGGCGAAGAAGCAAATCTTGATTGCAATGCGCGAGGCGACCAGAGGCAAAGGGTTCGATGAAATCATTGAGGAAGAATTTAACGAGATTCAGCCGTACAGGGCTAAATTGCTGTACCTAATTTCAGCAATTCCTTCAATGTACAATTATGCAGTCTCGCGTGGGCAGTTGATTGCATCAATGGATACCTCACCAAATGAGACTTCCAGTTTAATTGATGAAAATCTATCAGGGATACTCATCCCGACGGCGGAAGATCCACTGAAATTTCAAATTCGTCATCCATTGATCGCTGAGCATGTTATTTCTAATGCTGCGCCTAGAGATATTTTGGCCGAAGCGTATATTCGGTATTTGGAATTGTTGGCTCACGACCTCCCCCCCTCCAAGGAGCGTAGGGCAAGCAGAACATTTAAACTGTACAGAGATGTCATCAACCACAGAAGCTTGCATTTGATCTTTCTTAGACAGCAGGATATCTGCAGGAGAATATACGAATCAGTCCGCCAACACTTCGTTGGAGACGGCCAGTACTGGCTCCAATACGGGTCTTATGAGCTTGAGTTCGGAGATCTCGATTTTGCAGAAAACTACTTGCTCCAAGCCGAGGCTTTGATGCCTGATCACCCATGGGTCGGAACAGCTATGGGCTATCTATTGATGAAGAAGGGGGTCGAAGCCAAGTCGTTGATGGAAGCTAATGACCTTGTAAGACAGGGGCTTGCTAGGCTTAGACAGCAGATTGTACGAATCGGGTCCAATGACCCATATCCGTACCATGTCCTCGGAAGTCAAATGCTGGCATTTACAAATGCTTGGATTGTAAAAGAACAAAAGGCTGGAAAACTACGTGAACTGCACGCCGAGGTATTAGAGGGATGCAAAAGACATCCTCTGGACACCCAATTAAAGGTTCTTGCGGATGATATCAAGATGGCCGAACTTCAAACGGTCATCCATTGA
- the polA gene encoding DNA polymerase I has protein sequence MNTTPEPDHRKTLYLIDGMSQIFRAFFALPALATSKGLPTNAIRGFTAILRKIIQTHRPDYIGVAFDTAEPTFRHDSFADYKKDRPEMPEDLSVQLPYIRRVCAALRVPIIQSEKFEADDVIGTLARKGEGQDLDIVIVTQDKDMFQLVNDHVRVMRASRQGDETVYDSSGVEEFMGLPPEKIIDYLGLCGDAVDNIPGAPGIGEKGARKLLTEFGSVEALLERWNEVPNKRYSESLRDNRDLIMKSKELATIRLDVPVELNLDELHLDPPDRQAVMEVFRELEFNTLLKEFEGESKSSGAGPEVAVSLDAPPKEETSYPSLKGLDEVKEFVARLKKEKSIAVSLAQVPPGQLHGSIAEIGLASGKLGAASVETGSRDFWKTSGLAELLGDREVSKQIHDSKTVALNLQLAAGVALNGVGEDTMLMSYLINANESNHALERVVRAHLEADLSPRPAAAADCTQRLVPVLSREIEALGLKQVYETVELPLADVLVRVEQNGMRVDEKVLAGLSSEFESKLIELTRNIYQLAGTEFNINSPKQLGEILFEKLNLPSGKKSKKSGQYSTAIDVLEELAASYELPRVILEYRQIAKLKSTYVDALPKLIDPNTHRLHTSFNQTVAATGRLSSTEPNLQNIPIRTEVGRKIRSAFVAEPDFLLLSADYSQIELRLLAHFSEDAVLVDAFQRGEDIHARTAEEIFGVPRLMQTPDHRRQAKAINFGIVYGLSPFGLAQQLGISNADAKSYIEAYFARYKGVKRFIERVLAETRKSGEVRTLLGRLRRIPDINSRNPTMRGFAERTAINTPLQGTAADLTKLAMIQIDRQLLSQDLKAKMILQVHDELIFEVHESEVALLRKLVKQGMEHVYKLQVPLIVDISVGKNWRDVE, from the coding sequence ATGAATACAACTCCGGAACCGGACCATCGGAAAACGCTCTACCTCATTGACGGCATGTCGCAGATCTTCCGGGCTTTTTTTGCGTTGCCGGCCCTGGCCACCTCCAAAGGGCTGCCCACCAATGCCATTCGCGGGTTCACTGCCATACTCCGCAAGATCATCCAAACGCATCGGCCGGACTACATCGGGGTCGCCTTCGACACGGCCGAGCCCACCTTTCGGCATGACTCCTTTGCGGATTACAAGAAAGATCGGCCGGAGATGCCAGAGGATCTCTCCGTTCAATTGCCCTACATCCGGAGAGTGTGTGCGGCCCTGCGGGTCCCCATCATTCAATCCGAGAAATTTGAGGCCGACGATGTCATTGGGACCCTCGCGCGCAAGGGCGAAGGACAGGATCTCGACATCGTCATCGTCACCCAGGACAAAGACATGTTTCAACTGGTGAACGATCACGTGCGAGTCATGCGGGCTTCGCGTCAGGGCGATGAAACCGTTTATGACTCTTCCGGAGTCGAGGAGTTCATGGGGCTGCCTCCGGAGAAAATCATCGATTATCTCGGCCTCTGTGGCGATGCCGTCGACAACATTCCAGGCGCGCCGGGGATCGGGGAAAAAGGCGCCCGGAAATTGCTGACGGAATTTGGCTCCGTAGAGGCCCTGCTGGAGCGATGGAATGAGGTGCCGAATAAACGTTACAGCGAGTCTTTACGGGACAACAGGGACCTCATTATGAAGTCGAAGGAACTGGCAACCATTCGACTCGATGTTCCCGTGGAGTTGAACCTCGATGAGCTCCATCTTGATCCACCCGATCGCCAGGCCGTGATGGAGGTGTTCCGGGAACTGGAATTCAATACCCTGCTTAAAGAATTTGAAGGGGAGTCGAAATCGTCGGGTGCGGGTCCGGAGGTTGCGGTGTCCCTCGACGCGCCGCCAAAAGAGGAAACCTCTTATCCATCCCTCAAAGGGCTCGATGAAGTGAAAGAATTTGTTGCGAGGCTTAAGAAGGAAAAATCGATCGCCGTCTCCCTGGCCCAGGTTCCACCCGGCCAGCTGCATGGTTCCATTGCTGAGATCGGCTTGGCCAGCGGGAAGCTGGGTGCAGCGAGTGTAGAGACGGGAAGCAGGGATTTCTGGAAGACGAGCGGTTTGGCTGAACTCCTCGGCGATAGGGAAGTTTCCAAGCAGATCCACGACAGCAAGACGGTTGCACTGAACTTGCAACTGGCAGCCGGCGTGGCCCTGAACGGCGTCGGCGAAGATACCATGCTGATGTCTTATCTGATCAATGCAAATGAGAGCAACCACGCGCTCGAGCGCGTGGTGCGCGCCCATCTTGAAGCGGACCTGTCCCCCCGTCCAGCTGCGGCGGCCGATTGCACGCAGCGCCTTGTTCCGGTGTTGAGCCGGGAAATCGAAGCCCTCGGCTTGAAGCAGGTCTATGAAACGGTCGAACTCCCCCTGGCGGATGTTCTCGTCCGCGTCGAGCAGAATGGGATGCGCGTGGATGAGAAGGTCCTGGCCGGCCTTTCCTCGGAATTCGAGTCCAAGCTTATTGAGCTCACCCGGAACATCTATCAACTTGCCGGCACAGAATTCAACATCAACTCCCCCAAGCAACTGGGCGAAATCCTGTTTGAGAAGCTCAACCTGCCCTCCGGAAAGAAATCGAAGAAATCGGGTCAATACTCCACGGCGATCGATGTCCTCGAAGAGCTGGCCGCCAGCTACGAGCTGCCGCGGGTGATCCTCGAGTACCGGCAGATCGCGAAACTCAAGTCCACCTATGTGGATGCCCTGCCCAAGCTGATCGATCCGAACACGCACCGCCTTCACACCTCATTCAACCAGACAGTGGCGGCAACGGGACGGCTCTCCTCCACGGAGCCCAACCTTCAAAACATTCCCATCCGCACGGAGGTGGGAAGGAAAATCCGCTCCGCGTTTGTCGCGGAGCCGGATTTTCTGCTCCTATCGGCAGACTACTCGCAGATTGAATTGCGACTGCTCGCCCACTTCAGCGAAGATGCGGTGCTGGTGGACGCCTTTCAACGCGGCGAAGATATTCACGCCCGAACGGCGGAAGAGATTTTCGGCGTGCCCCGGTTGATGCAGACCCCCGATCATCGCCGCCAGGCCAAGGCCATCAATTTCGGGATCGTGTACGGGTTGAGCCCGTTCGGCCTGGCACAACAGCTGGGCATCTCGAATGCCGACGCCAAGAGTTATATTGAGGCCTATTTTGCGCGCTACAAGGGAGTCAAACGATTCATCGAACGCGTGCTTGCGGAAACAAGGAAGTCCGGGGAAGTTCGCACGCTCCTGGGAAGGCTCCGACGCATCCCTGATATCAATTCCAGAAATCCCACCATGCGTGGATTTGCGGAGCGCACCGCCATCAATACCCCGCTGCAGGGAACCGCCGCTGATCTGACCAAGCTGGCGATGATTCAAATCGACCGCCAGCTCCTGTCACAAGACTTGAAGGCGAAAATGATCCTCCAGGTCCACGACGAACTCATCTTTGAAGTTCATGAGAGCGAGGTGGCCCTCCTGCGCAAGCTCGTCAAACAGGGGATGGAACATGTCTACAAGCTGCAGGTCCCGTTGATCGTGGATATTTCGGTCGGCAAGAACTGGCGGGATGTGGAGTAG
- a CDS encoding VWA domain-containing protein — MSFEIKKAFHGPWLISLLLAAMLSFFALAQQMPTLHVDVSLVTVGVQVTDAKGREISSLTAKDFAVFEDGVVQNVNFFSNEAQPVSLGILLDRSTSMLEGDKLKRAKAAAELMVDSAHTGTEFMYIPFDDRVEVSVEFTEDRESVKHRIATTTVGGGTSLYDAILMALERSKHAKNGRQALVIISDGADEHSEHTLDEVIHAVQESLVQVYAIGYFSTREEEIFLKGGDRLMLAMGGFIDNPRAVFERLAEQSGASVFFPRSDKSLQTAAERISRDMSTQYTLGYYPSNPVPDNHYRRIKVTLHSKGLKVRARQGYILPNTAGESPSGPP, encoded by the coding sequence ATGAGCTTCGAAATCAAAAAGGCGTTCCATGGCCCCTGGTTGATAAGCCTGTTGCTTGCCGCCATGTTGTCGTTCTTCGCCCTGGCGCAGCAGATGCCCACACTCCACGTTGATGTCTCCCTGGTGACGGTAGGGGTTCAGGTAACTGACGCCAAAGGACGCGAAATATCCAGCCTCACCGCAAAGGATTTCGCGGTCTTTGAGGATGGCGTCGTCCAAAACGTTAATTTCTTTTCAAACGAAGCGCAGCCGGTCAGTCTCGGCATCCTGCTCGACCGGAGCACCAGCATGTTGGAGGGAGACAAACTGAAGCGGGCCAAGGCAGCGGCGGAGTTGATGGTTGATTCCGCGCACACCGGGACGGAATTCATGTACATCCCCTTCGACGACCGCGTTGAGGTCTCGGTTGAATTCACCGAGGACCGGGAGTCCGTGAAACACCGGATCGCGACGACGACCGTGGGCGGCGGAACGAGCCTCTACGATGCCATCTTGATGGCCCTGGAACGCTCGAAGCACGCGAAGAATGGAAGGCAGGCGCTTGTCATCATCAGCGACGGCGCCGACGAGCACAGTGAGCACACCCTTGACGAAGTAATCCACGCGGTACAGGAATCCCTCGTACAGGTCTACGCGATCGGATATTTCAGCACGCGGGAAGAGGAAATCTTCCTGAAAGGCGGCGACAGATTGATGTTGGCCATGGGAGGTTTCATCGATAATCCCCGCGCAGTTTTTGAGCGCCTTGCCGAGCAGTCCGGAGCGAGCGTCTTCTTCCCCAGGTCTGACAAATCACTGCAAACCGCCGCCGAGCGAATCTCCAGGGACATGAGTACCCAATACACATTAGGGTACTATCCCTCCAACCCCGTGCCGGACAATCACTATCGCCGGATCAAAGTGACGCTTCACTCCAAGGGGCTCAAGGTCCGTGCCCGCCAGGGCTACATCCTCCCCAACACCGCGGGAGAGTCGCCATCAGGTCCGCCCTAA
- a CDS encoding SIMPL domain-containing protein (The SIMPL domain is named for its presence in mouse protein SIMPL (signalling molecule that associates with mouse pelle-like kinase). Bacterial member BP26, from Brucella, was shown to assemble into a channel-like structure, while YggE from E. coli has been associated with resistance to oxidative stress.), translating into MKRNLISFLFAAVCLFISGHPEQAQNTEIKFIADTLIVQADGTYQADPDLATLLFDISVQDKDLKTTYGRASESMRKIVALAEQNGLRKDDISSGVLTVRPYYDNEKKRKAKYYSVQGQVTLRVRDFTKLGPILDGSVEDGITDFRSLTYSLADEEAAKQRAVAEAMRRAIGRASAALEQKGQKVGALRFANLDVKQLVGVSQMDVYQMALTETVSVSSEGGGGRAKKMPPPPPPPLPQPEKITVSATVQCAFQIQ; encoded by the coding sequence ATGAAACGGAACCTGATCTCGTTTCTCTTCGCCGCAGTGTGTTTGTTTATCTCCGGTCATCCCGAACAAGCTCAAAACACGGAAATCAAGTTCATCGCAGATACCCTGATCGTTCAGGCCGACGGGACGTACCAAGCGGATCCTGACCTCGCGACGCTCCTGTTTGACATTTCCGTGCAGGATAAAGACCTCAAGACAACGTATGGCCGCGCCTCTGAATCGATGCGGAAGATCGTGGCACTGGCTGAGCAGAACGGCCTTCGGAAGGACGATATCTCCTCGGGGGTGCTGACGGTCAGGCCGTACTATGATAATGAAAAGAAGAGAAAAGCCAAATATTACTCCGTGCAAGGGCAGGTCACCCTGCGGGTGAGAGATTTCACCAAACTCGGACCAATTCTGGATGGGTCGGTTGAGGACGGGATCACAGATTTCCGGTCGTTGACCTATTCGTTGGCCGATGAAGAAGCCGCAAAACAACGGGCTGTGGCAGAGGCGATGCGACGCGCCATCGGTCGCGCCAGCGCGGCGCTTGAGCAGAAGGGTCAGAAGGTCGGCGCGTTGCGCTTTGCGAATCTGGACGTAAAGCAGCTGGTCGGGGTTTCGCAAATGGATGTCTATCAAATGGCGCTGACAGAAACGGTATCGGTTTCAAGCGAGGGCGGGGGCGGAAGAGCCAAGAAAATGCCGCCGCCCCCTCCCCCGCCCTTGCCGCAGCCGGAAAAGATCACTGTGAGTGCCACTGTACAGTGCGCCTTCCAGATTCAGTAG